A region of Larimichthys crocea isolate SSNF chromosome X, L_crocea_2.0, whole genome shotgun sequence DNA encodes the following proteins:
- the LOC104933632 gene encoding protein jagged-1a isoform X3, with protein MINPSRQWQSLKHNGHVAQFHFQVRLGCDEHYYGFGCNKFCRPRDDFFGHYECDHNGNKTCLEGWSGSDCNTAICRQGCSTEHGSCKIPGECKCLYGWQGEYCDQCIPHPGCVHGSCVEPWQCLCDTNYGGQLCDKDLNTCATLQPCLNAGTCSNTGPDKYHCSCPDGFSGVKCQRADHACLSNPCLNGGSCAETSQGFECRCGPGWTGPSCSINVDECLANPCSHGGTCQDLVNGFKCTCPPQWTGKTCLIDANECDDDPCVNANSCRNLIGGYFCECLPGWTGQNCDTNVDDCRGQCQNGATCEDLVNDYKCVCAPGFTGERCENDVDECSSGPCLNGGRCHDEVDGFHCLCPPGFSGGRCQVSCQLDIDYCLHGPCQNGGQCFNLAADYVCKCPEDYEGKNCSRLKDHCRSSPCKVIDSCTVAMASNSTPGGVRLISSNVCGPHGRCRSHAGGQFSCECEEGFTGTYCHENINDCESAPCLNGGTCIDKVSQYECICADGWDGPTCRNNVDDCSSAPCQNRGVCRDLLNDFYCECTNGWKGKTCRSRESQCDEATCNNGGTCYDEGDAFKCLCAAGWDGASCNVAKNSSCLPSPCENGGTCVVDGDAFSCVCKDGWEGATCSHNANDCSPHPCYNSGTCVDGDNWYRCECAPGFAGPDCRININECQSSPCPFGSTCVDEINGYRCACPPGRAGSRCQDASGRRCVVGGLVALDGSRWDEDCNECRCHNGRVSCTKLWCGPKPCRLHGKTRGSECPAGQTCVAIRDESCFVKPCSSQGECWSPAHRAPPTARCHTESGCTNVTFTFNKDVMTRGVTVEQVCRQLQSLYVVKNLSSDSSVSMTCEPSISASNEIHVAISTDDQRRGITFVKEITDRIMDLVSKRSANSSIISAIAEVRIQRRQSHESNDHLVPLLVSVVIVVWVLAIASMLLWCVRRRRKQSAHMGVNTQPLSSLAPAAEDNNALHNSISAAREQLNHIKNPIEKNPPNHQHHHLLLHHHHLCEDKNSVNAKIRKSDTGSQSDEDEMDKRLQKARFPRAPPAYSLVDWKERAAHHMTGKHPHWTNKQDNRQLQSQSNRMEFIV; from the exons ATGATCAACCCAAGCCGGCAGTGGCAGAGCCTGAAGCACAACGGCCACGTGGCTCAGTTCCACTTCCAGGTCCGACTCGGCTGCGACGAGCATTACTACGGCTTCGGCTGCAACAAGTTCTGCCGCCCGCGAGACGACTTCTTCGGCCACTACGAGTGCGACCACAACGGCAACAAGACGTGCCTGGAGGGCTGGTCCGGGTCAGACTGCAACACCG CGATCTGCAGGCAAGGCTGCAGCACAGAACACGGATCCTGTAAAATTCCTGGAGAGTgcaa gtgtctGTACGGCTGGCAGGGTGAGTACTGTGATCAGTGCATCCCTCATCCCGGCTGCGTTCACGGCAGCTGTGTGGAGCCTTGGCAGTGTCTCTGTGACACCAACTATGGAGGCCAGCTGTGTGACAAAG aTCTGAACACGTGTGCGACGCTGCAGCCGTGTTTGAACGCAGGAACCTGCAGCAACACAGGCCCGGACAAATACCACTGCTCCTGTCCCGACGGCTTCTCCGGGGTCAAGTGTCAGAGAG cGGACCACGCCTGTCTGTCCAACCCATGTTTGAATGGAGGAAGCTGTGCTGAAACCAGTCAGGGCTTCGAGTGTCGCTGTGGGCCCGGTTGGACCGGACCCTCCTGCTCCATCA ATGTGGACGAGTGTCTGGCGAACCCCTGCAGTCACGGAGGAACCTGTCAGGACCTGGTGAACGGTTTCAAGTGTACTTGTCCTCCTCAGTGGACCGGAAAGACCTGCCTCATCG atGCCAATGAGTGTGACGACGACCCCTGTGTCAACGCCAACTCCTGCCGAAATCTGATTGGAGGATACTTCTGCGAGTGCCTCCCGGGTTGGACGGGTCAGAACTGTGACACCA ATGTCGACGACTGTCGCGGTCAGTGTCAGAATGGAGCTACATGCGAG GACCTGGTGAACGactataagtgtgtgtgtgctcccgGCTTCACCGGTGAACGCTGTGAGAATGACGTGGACGAGTGCTCCAGCGGGCCGTGCCTCAACGGCGGCCGTTGCCACGACGAGGTCGACGGCTTCCACTGCCTGTGTCCGCCCGGCTTCTCTGGAGGTCGCTGTCAGGTGAGCTGTCAG TTGGATATCGATTACTGCCTCCACGGCCCGTGTCAGAACGGCGGCCAGTGCTTCAACCTGGCGGCCGACTATGTCTGTAAATGTCCCGAAGACTACGAGGGCAAGAACTGCTCGCGCCTGAAGGACCACTGCCGGAGCTCGCCGTGCAAAG tgattgacagctgcaCCGTGGCGATGGCATCCAATAGCACGCCGGGCGGGGTGCGTTTGATTTCATCCAACGTGTGCGGCCCTCACGGGCGGTGTCGGAGTCACGCCGGCGGACAGTTCAGCTGCGAGTGCGAGGAGGGATTCACCGGGACGTACTGCCACGAGA ataTAAACGACTGTGAGAGCGCCCCCTGCCTGAACGGAGGCACCTGCATCGATAAAGTCAGTCAGTACGAGTGCATCTGTGCTGACGGCTGGGACGGGCCGACCTGTCGGAACA ACGTCGACGACTGCAGCTCGGCTCCGTGTCAGAACAGAGGCGTCTGTCGAGACCTGCTCAACGACTTCTACTGCGAGTGCACCAACGGCTGGAAGGGGAAGACCTGCCGCTCGA GAGAGAGTCAGTGTGACGAGGCGACCTGCAACAACGGAGGAACCTGCTACGACGAAGGCGACGCCTTCAAGTGTCTGTGCGCGGCCGGCTGGGACGGCGCGTCGTGTAACGTCG CGAAGAACAGCAGCTGTCTGCCGAGTCCCTGCGAGAACGGAGGAACCTGCGTGGTCGACGGAGACGCCTTCAGCTGCGTCTGTAAGGACGGCTGGGAGGGCGCCACCTGCAGCCACA aCGCCAACGACTGCAGTCCTCATCCCTG ttATAACAGCGGGACCTGTGTGGATGGAGACAACTGGTATCGATGTGAATGTGCTCCGGGGTTCGCCGGTCCGGACTGCAGGATCA ACATCAACGAGTGTCAGTCGTCGCCCTGCCCCTTCGGCTCCACCTGTGTGGATGAAATCAACGGTTATCGCTGCGCATGTCCGCCAGGAAGAGCCGGCTCGCGCTGCCAAGACG CGTCGGGGAGGCGCTGCGTGGTCGGAGGACTCGTGGCTCTGGACGGAAGCAGATGGGACGAAGACTGCAACGAGTGTCGCTGCCACAACGGGAGAGTCAGCTGCACGAAG CTTTGGTGTGGACCCAAACCGTGCAGACTTCACGGTAAGACTCGTGGCTCCGAGTGTCCGGCCGGTCAGACCTGCGTCGCCATCCGGGACGAGAGCTGCTTCGTCAAGCCCTGCTCCAGCCAGGGCGAGTGCTGGAGCCCCGCCCACCGGGCCCCGCCCACAGCCAGGTGTCACACAGAGAGCGGCTGCACCAACGTCACCTTCACCTTCAACAAGGACGTCATGACGAGG GGCGTGACGGTGGAGCAGGTGTGTCGTCAGCTCCAAAGCCTCTATGTCGTCAAGAATCTGTCCTCCGACTCCTCCGTCTCCATGACCTGTGAGCCGTCCATCAGCGCCAGCAATGAGATCCACGTAGCCATT TCGACAGACGACCAGAGGAGAGGCATTACCTTCGTCAAGGAAATCACAGACAGGATCATGGACCTGGTCAGCAAGAGGAGCGccaacagcagcatcatcagTGCCATCGCAGAGGTTCGCATCCAGAGACGACAGAGCCACGAGTCCAACG ACCACCTCGTCCCCCTGCTGGTTTCCGTGGTGATTGTCGTCTGGGTGTTGGCGATCGCCTCGATGCTGCTGTGGTGCGTGAGGAGGCGGAGGAAGCAGAGCGCACACATGGGGGTCAACACGCAACCGCTATCGTCTTTGGCGCCCGCAGCTGAGGACAACAACGCCCTCCACAACAGCATCAGCGCCGCCCGCGAGCAGCTCAACCACATCAAGAACCCCATCGAGAAAAACCCTCCAAACCACCAacaccatcacctcctcctccatcaccaccacctctgCGAGGACAAGAACTCCGTCAACGCCAAGATTAGGAAGTCCGACACTGGGAGCCAATCAGACGAGGACGAGATGGACAAGAGGCTGCAGAAGGCGAGGTTTCCCCGGGCGCCGCCGGCGTACTCGCTAGTAGACTGGAAGGAACGAGCCGCCCACCACATGACGGGCAAACACCCGCACTGGACTAACAAACAGGACAACAGGCAGCTGCAGTCGCAGAGCAACAGGATGGAGTTTATCGTATAA
- the LOC104933632 gene encoding protein jagged-1a isoform X1, producing MSLLPAAALSLQLLQLLLLCARIQVSSSSGHFELQILSMQNVHGQLQTGACCDGSRDATDRQCTADECDTYFRVCLKEYQLKVSSAGPCSFGTASTPVLGGNNFSLRGAKSDRARITLPFSFAWPRSYTLIVEALDFNNDSSSGVGGAVIEKAVHSGMINPSRQWQSLKHNGHVAQFHFQVRLGCDEHYYGFGCNKFCRPRDDFFGHYECDHNGNKTCLEGWSGSDCNTAICRQGCSTEHGSCKIPGECKCLYGWQGEYCDQCIPHPGCVHGSCVEPWQCLCDTNYGGQLCDKDLNTCATLQPCLNAGTCSNTGPDKYHCSCPDGFSGVKCQRADHACLSNPCLNGGSCAETSQGFECRCGPGWTGPSCSINVDECLANPCSHGGTCQDLVNGFKCTCPPQWTGKTCLIDANECDDDPCVNANSCRNLIGGYFCECLPGWTGQNCDTNVDDCRGQCQNGATCEDLVNDYKCVCAPGFTGERCENDVDECSSGPCLNGGRCHDEVDGFHCLCPPGFSGGRCQVSCQLDIDYCLHGPCQNGGQCFNLAADYVCKCPEDYEGKNCSRLKDHCRSSPCKVIDSCTVAMASNSTPGGVRLISSNVCGPHGRCRSHAGGQFSCECEEGFTGTYCHENINDCESAPCLNGGTCIDKVSQYECICADGWDGPTCRNNVDDCSSAPCQNRGVCRDLLNDFYCECTNGWKGKTCRSRESQCDEATCNNGGTCYDEGDAFKCLCAAGWDGASCNVAKNSSCLPSPCENGGTCVVDGDAFSCVCKDGWEGATCSHNANDCSPHPCYNSGTCVDGDNWYRCECAPGFAGPDCRININECQSSPCPFGSTCVDEINGYRCACPPGRAGSRCQDASGRRCVVGGLVALDGSRWDEDCNECRCHNGRVSCTKLWCGPKPCRLHGKTRGSECPAGQTCVAIRDESCFVKPCSSQGECWSPAHRAPPTARCHTESGCTNVTFTFNKDVMTRGVTVEQVCRQLQSLYVVKNLSSDSSVSMTCEPSISASNEIHVAISTDDQRRGITFVKEITDRIMDLVSKRSANSSIISAIAEVRIQRRQSHESNDHLVPLLVSVVIVVWVLAIASMLLWCVRRRRKQSAHMGVNTQPLSSLAPAAEDNNALHNSISAAREQLNHIKNPIEKNPPNHQHHHLLLHHHHLCEDKNSVNAKIRKSDTGSQSDEDEMDKRLQKARFPRAPPAYSLVDWKERAAHHMTGKHPHWTNKQDNRQLQSQSNRMEFIV from the exons ATGAGCCTCCTGCCCGCTGCCGCCCTCagcctgcagctcctgcagctgctgctgctgtgcgcACGCATCCAG GTCTCTTCGTCTTCGGGACACTTTGAGCTTCAGATTCTGTCGATGCAGAACGTTCACGGGCAGCTGCAGACCGGCGCCTGCTGCGACGGATCCCGGGACGCGACGGATCGGCAGTGCACGGCGGACGAATGCGACACCTACTTCCGCGTGTGCCTGAAGGAGTACCAGCTGAAGGTGTCGTCGGCCGGGCCCTGCAGCTTCGGCACCGCCTCCACGCCCGTGCTGGGTGGGAATAACTTTTCTTTACGCGGCGCCAAGAGCGACAGAGCCAGGATCACGCTGCCGTTCAGCTTCGCGTGGCCG aggtCGTACACGTTGATCGTGGAAGCCTTGGACTTCAACAACGACTCTTCCTCCG GCGTCGGCGGGGCGGTGATCGAGAAAGCCGTCCACTCGGGGATGATCAACCCAAGCCGGCAGTGGCAGAGCCTGAAGCACAACGGCCACGTGGCTCAGTTCCACTTCCAGGTCCGACTCGGCTGCGACGAGCATTACTACGGCTTCGGCTGCAACAAGTTCTGCCGCCCGCGAGACGACTTCTTCGGCCACTACGAGTGCGACCACAACGGCAACAAGACGTGCCTGGAGGGCTGGTCCGGGTCAGACTGCAACACCG CGATCTGCAGGCAAGGCTGCAGCACAGAACACGGATCCTGTAAAATTCCTGGAGAGTgcaa gtgtctGTACGGCTGGCAGGGTGAGTACTGTGATCAGTGCATCCCTCATCCCGGCTGCGTTCACGGCAGCTGTGTGGAGCCTTGGCAGTGTCTCTGTGACACCAACTATGGAGGCCAGCTGTGTGACAAAG aTCTGAACACGTGTGCGACGCTGCAGCCGTGTTTGAACGCAGGAACCTGCAGCAACACAGGCCCGGACAAATACCACTGCTCCTGTCCCGACGGCTTCTCCGGGGTCAAGTGTCAGAGAG cGGACCACGCCTGTCTGTCCAACCCATGTTTGAATGGAGGAAGCTGTGCTGAAACCAGTCAGGGCTTCGAGTGTCGCTGTGGGCCCGGTTGGACCGGACCCTCCTGCTCCATCA ATGTGGACGAGTGTCTGGCGAACCCCTGCAGTCACGGAGGAACCTGTCAGGACCTGGTGAACGGTTTCAAGTGTACTTGTCCTCCTCAGTGGACCGGAAAGACCTGCCTCATCG atGCCAATGAGTGTGACGACGACCCCTGTGTCAACGCCAACTCCTGCCGAAATCTGATTGGAGGATACTTCTGCGAGTGCCTCCCGGGTTGGACGGGTCAGAACTGTGACACCA ATGTCGACGACTGTCGCGGTCAGTGTCAGAATGGAGCTACATGCGAG GACCTGGTGAACGactataagtgtgtgtgtgctcccgGCTTCACCGGTGAACGCTGTGAGAATGACGTGGACGAGTGCTCCAGCGGGCCGTGCCTCAACGGCGGCCGTTGCCACGACGAGGTCGACGGCTTCCACTGCCTGTGTCCGCCCGGCTTCTCTGGAGGTCGCTGTCAGGTGAGCTGTCAG TTGGATATCGATTACTGCCTCCACGGCCCGTGTCAGAACGGCGGCCAGTGCTTCAACCTGGCGGCCGACTATGTCTGTAAATGTCCCGAAGACTACGAGGGCAAGAACTGCTCGCGCCTGAAGGACCACTGCCGGAGCTCGCCGTGCAAAG tgattgacagctgcaCCGTGGCGATGGCATCCAATAGCACGCCGGGCGGGGTGCGTTTGATTTCATCCAACGTGTGCGGCCCTCACGGGCGGTGTCGGAGTCACGCCGGCGGACAGTTCAGCTGCGAGTGCGAGGAGGGATTCACCGGGACGTACTGCCACGAGA ataTAAACGACTGTGAGAGCGCCCCCTGCCTGAACGGAGGCACCTGCATCGATAAAGTCAGTCAGTACGAGTGCATCTGTGCTGACGGCTGGGACGGGCCGACCTGTCGGAACA ACGTCGACGACTGCAGCTCGGCTCCGTGTCAGAACAGAGGCGTCTGTCGAGACCTGCTCAACGACTTCTACTGCGAGTGCACCAACGGCTGGAAGGGGAAGACCTGCCGCTCGA GAGAGAGTCAGTGTGACGAGGCGACCTGCAACAACGGAGGAACCTGCTACGACGAAGGCGACGCCTTCAAGTGTCTGTGCGCGGCCGGCTGGGACGGCGCGTCGTGTAACGTCG CGAAGAACAGCAGCTGTCTGCCGAGTCCCTGCGAGAACGGAGGAACCTGCGTGGTCGACGGAGACGCCTTCAGCTGCGTCTGTAAGGACGGCTGGGAGGGCGCCACCTGCAGCCACA aCGCCAACGACTGCAGTCCTCATCCCTG ttATAACAGCGGGACCTGTGTGGATGGAGACAACTGGTATCGATGTGAATGTGCTCCGGGGTTCGCCGGTCCGGACTGCAGGATCA ACATCAACGAGTGTCAGTCGTCGCCCTGCCCCTTCGGCTCCACCTGTGTGGATGAAATCAACGGTTATCGCTGCGCATGTCCGCCAGGAAGAGCCGGCTCGCGCTGCCAAGACG CGTCGGGGAGGCGCTGCGTGGTCGGAGGACTCGTGGCTCTGGACGGAAGCAGATGGGACGAAGACTGCAACGAGTGTCGCTGCCACAACGGGAGAGTCAGCTGCACGAAG CTTTGGTGTGGACCCAAACCGTGCAGACTTCACGGTAAGACTCGTGGCTCCGAGTGTCCGGCCGGTCAGACCTGCGTCGCCATCCGGGACGAGAGCTGCTTCGTCAAGCCCTGCTCCAGCCAGGGCGAGTGCTGGAGCCCCGCCCACCGGGCCCCGCCCACAGCCAGGTGTCACACAGAGAGCGGCTGCACCAACGTCACCTTCACCTTCAACAAGGACGTCATGACGAGG GGCGTGACGGTGGAGCAGGTGTGTCGTCAGCTCCAAAGCCTCTATGTCGTCAAGAATCTGTCCTCCGACTCCTCCGTCTCCATGACCTGTGAGCCGTCCATCAGCGCCAGCAATGAGATCCACGTAGCCATT TCGACAGACGACCAGAGGAGAGGCATTACCTTCGTCAAGGAAATCACAGACAGGATCATGGACCTGGTCAGCAAGAGGAGCGccaacagcagcatcatcagTGCCATCGCAGAGGTTCGCATCCAGAGACGACAGAGCCACGAGTCCAACG ACCACCTCGTCCCCCTGCTGGTTTCCGTGGTGATTGTCGTCTGGGTGTTGGCGATCGCCTCGATGCTGCTGTGGTGCGTGAGGAGGCGGAGGAAGCAGAGCGCACACATGGGGGTCAACACGCAACCGCTATCGTCTTTGGCGCCCGCAGCTGAGGACAACAACGCCCTCCACAACAGCATCAGCGCCGCCCGCGAGCAGCTCAACCACATCAAGAACCCCATCGAGAAAAACCCTCCAAACCACCAacaccatcacctcctcctccatcaccaccacctctgCGAGGACAAGAACTCCGTCAACGCCAAGATTAGGAAGTCCGACACTGGGAGCCAATCAGACGAGGACGAGATGGACAAGAGGCTGCAGAAGGCGAGGTTTCCCCGGGCGCCGCCGGCGTACTCGCTAGTAGACTGGAAGGAACGAGCCGCCCACCACATGACGGGCAAACACCCGCACTGGACTAACAAACAGGACAACAGGCAGCTGCAGTCGCAGAGCAACAGGATGGAGTTTATCGTATAA
- the LOC104933632 gene encoding protein jagged-1a isoform X2, with translation MSLLPAAALSLQLLQLLLLCARIQVSSSSGHFELQILSMQNVHGQLQTGACCDGSRDATDRQCTADECDTYFRVCLKEYQLKVSSAGPCSFGTASTPVLGGNNFSLRGAKSDRARITLPFSFAWPRSYTLIVEALDFNNDSSSGVGGAVIEKAVHSGMINPSRQWQSLKHNGHVAQFHFQVRLGCDEHYYGFGCNKFCRPRDDFFGHYECDHNGNKTCLEGWSGSDCNTAICRQGCSTEHGSCKIPGECKCLYGWQGEYCDQCIPHPGCVHGSCVEPWQCLCDTNYGGQLCDKDLNTCATLQPCLNAGTCSNTGPDKYHCSCPDGFSGVKCQRADHACLSNPCLNGGSCAETSQGFECRCGPGWTGPSCSINVDECLANPCSHGGTCQDLVNGFKCTCPPQWTGKTCLIDANECDDDPCVNANSCRNLIGGYFCECLPGWTGQNCDTNVDDCRGQCQNGATCEDLVNDYKCVCAPGFTGERCENDVDECSSGPCLNGGRCHDEVDGFHCLCPPGFSGGRCQLDIDYCLHGPCQNGGQCFNLAADYVCKCPEDYEGKNCSRLKDHCRSSPCKVIDSCTVAMASNSTPGGVRLISSNVCGPHGRCRSHAGGQFSCECEEGFTGTYCHENINDCESAPCLNGGTCIDKVSQYECICADGWDGPTCRNNVDDCSSAPCQNRGVCRDLLNDFYCECTNGWKGKTCRSRESQCDEATCNNGGTCYDEGDAFKCLCAAGWDGASCNVAKNSSCLPSPCENGGTCVVDGDAFSCVCKDGWEGATCSHNANDCSPHPCYNSGTCVDGDNWYRCECAPGFAGPDCRININECQSSPCPFGSTCVDEINGYRCACPPGRAGSRCQDASGRRCVVGGLVALDGSRWDEDCNECRCHNGRVSCTKLWCGPKPCRLHGKTRGSECPAGQTCVAIRDESCFVKPCSSQGECWSPAHRAPPTARCHTESGCTNVTFTFNKDVMTRGVTVEQVCRQLQSLYVVKNLSSDSSVSMTCEPSISASNEIHVAISTDDQRRGITFVKEITDRIMDLVSKRSANSSIISAIAEVRIQRRQSHESNDHLVPLLVSVVIVVWVLAIASMLLWCVRRRRKQSAHMGVNTQPLSSLAPAAEDNNALHNSISAAREQLNHIKNPIEKNPPNHQHHHLLLHHHHLCEDKNSVNAKIRKSDTGSQSDEDEMDKRLQKARFPRAPPAYSLVDWKERAAHHMTGKHPHWTNKQDNRQLQSQSNRMEFIV, from the exons ATGAGCCTCCTGCCCGCTGCCGCCCTCagcctgcagctcctgcagctgctgctgctgtgcgcACGCATCCAG GTCTCTTCGTCTTCGGGACACTTTGAGCTTCAGATTCTGTCGATGCAGAACGTTCACGGGCAGCTGCAGACCGGCGCCTGCTGCGACGGATCCCGGGACGCGACGGATCGGCAGTGCACGGCGGACGAATGCGACACCTACTTCCGCGTGTGCCTGAAGGAGTACCAGCTGAAGGTGTCGTCGGCCGGGCCCTGCAGCTTCGGCACCGCCTCCACGCCCGTGCTGGGTGGGAATAACTTTTCTTTACGCGGCGCCAAGAGCGACAGAGCCAGGATCACGCTGCCGTTCAGCTTCGCGTGGCCG aggtCGTACACGTTGATCGTGGAAGCCTTGGACTTCAACAACGACTCTTCCTCCG GCGTCGGCGGGGCGGTGATCGAGAAAGCCGTCCACTCGGGGATGATCAACCCAAGCCGGCAGTGGCAGAGCCTGAAGCACAACGGCCACGTGGCTCAGTTCCACTTCCAGGTCCGACTCGGCTGCGACGAGCATTACTACGGCTTCGGCTGCAACAAGTTCTGCCGCCCGCGAGACGACTTCTTCGGCCACTACGAGTGCGACCACAACGGCAACAAGACGTGCCTGGAGGGCTGGTCCGGGTCAGACTGCAACACCG CGATCTGCAGGCAAGGCTGCAGCACAGAACACGGATCCTGTAAAATTCCTGGAGAGTgcaa gtgtctGTACGGCTGGCAGGGTGAGTACTGTGATCAGTGCATCCCTCATCCCGGCTGCGTTCACGGCAGCTGTGTGGAGCCTTGGCAGTGTCTCTGTGACACCAACTATGGAGGCCAGCTGTGTGACAAAG aTCTGAACACGTGTGCGACGCTGCAGCCGTGTTTGAACGCAGGAACCTGCAGCAACACAGGCCCGGACAAATACCACTGCTCCTGTCCCGACGGCTTCTCCGGGGTCAAGTGTCAGAGAG cGGACCACGCCTGTCTGTCCAACCCATGTTTGAATGGAGGAAGCTGTGCTGAAACCAGTCAGGGCTTCGAGTGTCGCTGTGGGCCCGGTTGGACCGGACCCTCCTGCTCCATCA ATGTGGACGAGTGTCTGGCGAACCCCTGCAGTCACGGAGGAACCTGTCAGGACCTGGTGAACGGTTTCAAGTGTACTTGTCCTCCTCAGTGGACCGGAAAGACCTGCCTCATCG atGCCAATGAGTGTGACGACGACCCCTGTGTCAACGCCAACTCCTGCCGAAATCTGATTGGAGGATACTTCTGCGAGTGCCTCCCGGGTTGGACGGGTCAGAACTGTGACACCA ATGTCGACGACTGTCGCGGTCAGTGTCAGAATGGAGCTACATGCGAG GACCTGGTGAACGactataagtgtgtgtgtgctcccgGCTTCACCGGTGAACGCTGTGAGAATGACGTGGACGAGTGCTCCAGCGGGCCGTGCCTCAACGGCGGCCGTTGCCACGACGAGGTCGACGGCTTCCACTGCCTGTGTCCGCCCGGCTTCTCTGGAGGTCGCTGTCAG TTGGATATCGATTACTGCCTCCACGGCCCGTGTCAGAACGGCGGCCAGTGCTTCAACCTGGCGGCCGACTATGTCTGTAAATGTCCCGAAGACTACGAGGGCAAGAACTGCTCGCGCCTGAAGGACCACTGCCGGAGCTCGCCGTGCAAAG tgattgacagctgcaCCGTGGCGATGGCATCCAATAGCACGCCGGGCGGGGTGCGTTTGATTTCATCCAACGTGTGCGGCCCTCACGGGCGGTGTCGGAGTCACGCCGGCGGACAGTTCAGCTGCGAGTGCGAGGAGGGATTCACCGGGACGTACTGCCACGAGA ataTAAACGACTGTGAGAGCGCCCCCTGCCTGAACGGAGGCACCTGCATCGATAAAGTCAGTCAGTACGAGTGCATCTGTGCTGACGGCTGGGACGGGCCGACCTGTCGGAACA ACGTCGACGACTGCAGCTCGGCTCCGTGTCAGAACAGAGGCGTCTGTCGAGACCTGCTCAACGACTTCTACTGCGAGTGCACCAACGGCTGGAAGGGGAAGACCTGCCGCTCGA GAGAGAGTCAGTGTGACGAGGCGACCTGCAACAACGGAGGAACCTGCTACGACGAAGGCGACGCCTTCAAGTGTCTGTGCGCGGCCGGCTGGGACGGCGCGTCGTGTAACGTCG CGAAGAACAGCAGCTGTCTGCCGAGTCCCTGCGAGAACGGAGGAACCTGCGTGGTCGACGGAGACGCCTTCAGCTGCGTCTGTAAGGACGGCTGGGAGGGCGCCACCTGCAGCCACA aCGCCAACGACTGCAGTCCTCATCCCTG ttATAACAGCGGGACCTGTGTGGATGGAGACAACTGGTATCGATGTGAATGTGCTCCGGGGTTCGCCGGTCCGGACTGCAGGATCA ACATCAACGAGTGTCAGTCGTCGCCCTGCCCCTTCGGCTCCACCTGTGTGGATGAAATCAACGGTTATCGCTGCGCATGTCCGCCAGGAAGAGCCGGCTCGCGCTGCCAAGACG CGTCGGGGAGGCGCTGCGTGGTCGGAGGACTCGTGGCTCTGGACGGAAGCAGATGGGACGAAGACTGCAACGAGTGTCGCTGCCACAACGGGAGAGTCAGCTGCACGAAG CTTTGGTGTGGACCCAAACCGTGCAGACTTCACGGTAAGACTCGTGGCTCCGAGTGTCCGGCCGGTCAGACCTGCGTCGCCATCCGGGACGAGAGCTGCTTCGTCAAGCCCTGCTCCAGCCAGGGCGAGTGCTGGAGCCCCGCCCACCGGGCCCCGCCCACAGCCAGGTGTCACACAGAGAGCGGCTGCACCAACGTCACCTTCACCTTCAACAAGGACGTCATGACGAGG GGCGTGACGGTGGAGCAGGTGTGTCGTCAGCTCCAAAGCCTCTATGTCGTCAAGAATCTGTCCTCCGACTCCTCCGTCTCCATGACCTGTGAGCCGTCCATCAGCGCCAGCAATGAGATCCACGTAGCCATT TCGACAGACGACCAGAGGAGAGGCATTACCTTCGTCAAGGAAATCACAGACAGGATCATGGACCTGGTCAGCAAGAGGAGCGccaacagcagcatcatcagTGCCATCGCAGAGGTTCGCATCCAGAGACGACAGAGCCACGAGTCCAACG ACCACCTCGTCCCCCTGCTGGTTTCCGTGGTGATTGTCGTCTGGGTGTTGGCGATCGCCTCGATGCTGCTGTGGTGCGTGAGGAGGCGGAGGAAGCAGAGCGCACACATGGGGGTCAACACGCAACCGCTATCGTCTTTGGCGCCCGCAGCTGAGGACAACAACGCCCTCCACAACAGCATCAGCGCCGCCCGCGAGCAGCTCAACCACATCAAGAACCCCATCGAGAAAAACCCTCCAAACCACCAacaccatcacctcctcctccatcaccaccacctctgCGAGGACAAGAACTCCGTCAACGCCAAGATTAGGAAGTCCGACACTGGGAGCCAATCAGACGAGGACGAGATGGACAAGAGGCTGCAGAAGGCGAGGTTTCCCCGGGCGCCGCCGGCGTACTCGCTAGTAGACTGGAAGGAACGAGCCGCCCACCACATGACGGGCAAACACCCGCACTGGACTAACAAACAGGACAACAGGCAGCTGCAGTCGCAGAGCAACAGGATGGAGTTTATCGTATAA